One genomic segment of Caldimonas brevitalea includes these proteins:
- a CDS encoding methyl-accepting chemotaxis protein, with translation MPLFKTSQARYTALFTALFAVLLVLTVAVIQLFVAPQLKHNEGVVIGHDVNQIAIRITEQLRQVEAQQRSITQTVALMDSAVIDTLLPGLVDQYGDANVFGGGVWPLPQKRDPSRDKYSTFFARDAAGKLNENTHWNSPESLKYWEQPWHLAGQKAPKGQCAWANAYQDDASPQPRTNCAMAIYKGGELFGVSTIDVTLGFFNRLVADMEQAVSGQILIVERDGKIVSNSTHIKSDIVLKKVSEVGATSPMAAEIERLLPRLAEKGTLESEYRVDGAGHTLFIKAIPGSPWYLATGLPNHLLTQQSNAILGKLGMVQIPAVIVLLVLLIVSLRSMMKRLALLKANIDALSAGDADLTRRLPVPDDAGAEFKDIALSFNTFIERLQQMLQKVMESTTSIAYASREIASGNQDLSSRTENQASSLQQTASSMEQLTGSVKQNADNAQRANELAADASAVASKGGTAVSQVVETMNSINQSSKKIADIIGVIDGIAFQTNILALNAAVEAARAGDQGRGFAVVASEVRSLAQRSANAAKEIKSLIVASVEQVEAGSTLVNGAGATMQEVVASTQRVATIMGEIMSASQEQSRGIAQVGQAVGEMDGITQQNAALVEQAAAAAQALQDQAATLERTVNTFKLYA, from the coding sequence GTGCCCCTCTTCAAGACCAGCCAGGCCCGTTACACGGCCCTGTTCACTGCCCTGTTTGCCGTCCTGCTCGTGCTGACCGTCGCGGTCATCCAGCTGTTCGTCGCCCCCCAGCTCAAGCACAACGAAGGCGTGGTGATCGGGCACGACGTGAACCAGATCGCGATCCGCATCACCGAGCAGCTCCGGCAAGTCGAAGCGCAGCAGCGCAGCATCACGCAAACCGTGGCCCTGATGGACAGCGCCGTCATCGACACGCTGCTGCCCGGCCTCGTCGACCAGTACGGCGACGCGAACGTGTTCGGCGGCGGTGTCTGGCCGCTGCCGCAAAAGCGTGACCCGTCGCGCGACAAGTACAGCACCTTCTTCGCGCGCGACGCCGCCGGCAAGCTCAACGAGAACACGCACTGGAACTCGCCCGAGTCGCTCAAGTACTGGGAGCAGCCCTGGCACCTGGCCGGGCAGAAGGCTCCCAAGGGACAGTGCGCCTGGGCCAATGCCTACCAGGACGACGCCAGCCCGCAACCGCGCACCAACTGCGCGATGGCCATCTACAAGGGTGGCGAGTTGTTCGGCGTCTCCACCATCGACGTCACGCTCGGCTTCTTCAACCGCCTGGTGGCCGACATGGAGCAAGCTGTCTCGGGCCAGATCCTGATCGTCGAGCGCGACGGCAAGATCGTCAGCAACAGCACCCACATCAAGAGCGACATCGTGCTCAAGAAGGTGTCGGAGGTGGGCGCCACCTCGCCGATGGCCGCGGAGATCGAGCGCTTGCTGCCGCGCTTGGCCGAAAAAGGCACGCTGGAATCCGAGTACAGGGTGGACGGCGCCGGCCACACGCTGTTCATCAAGGCCATCCCCGGCAGCCCCTGGTACCTCGCCACCGGCCTGCCCAACCACCTGCTGACCCAGCAGAGCAACGCCATCCTCGGCAAGCTGGGCATGGTGCAGATCCCTGCCGTCATCGTGCTGCTGGTGCTGTTGATCGTCAGCCTGCGCTCGATGATGAAGCGCCTGGCCCTGCTCAAGGCCAACATCGACGCCCTGTCCGCCGGTGATGCCGACCTGACGCGCCGGCTCCCGGTGCCAGACGACGCCGGTGCCGAGTTCAAGGACATCGCGCTCAGCTTCAACACCTTCATCGAGCGCCTGCAACAGATGCTGCAGAAGGTGATGGAAAGCACCACGTCGATCGCCTACGCCTCGCGCGAGATCGCCAGCGGCAATCAGGACCTGTCGTCGCGCACCGAAAACCAGGCCAGCTCGCTGCAGCAGACGGCGTCGTCGATGGAGCAGCTGACCGGCTCGGTCAAGCAGAACGCAGACAACGCCCAACGTGCCAACGAGCTGGCGGCCGACGCTTCGGCGGTGGCAAGCAAGGGCGGCACCGCCGTGTCGCAGGTGGTCGAGACGATGAACTCGATCAACCAGTCGTCGAAGAAGATCGCCGACATCATCGGCGTGATCGACGGTATCGCCTTCCAGACCAACATTCTGGCTCTGAACGCCGCGGTCGAAGCCGCGCGTGCCGGTGACCAGGGCCGCGGCTTCGCGGTGGTGGCGAGCGAGGTGCGCAGCCTGGCGCAACGCTCTGCCAACGCGGCCAAGGAGATCAAGAGCCTGATCGTCGCCTCGGTCGAGCAAGTCGAGGCCGGCAGCACCCTCGTCAATGGCGCCGGCGCCACGATGCAGGAGGTGGTGGCGAGCACCCAACGCGTGGCCACCATCATGGGTGAGATCATGTCCGCCAGCCAGGAACAGAGCCGCGGCATCGCCCAGGTGGGCCAGGCCGTCGGCGAAATGGACGGCATCACGCAGCAGAACGCCGCCTTGGTGGAGCAGGCCGCGGCGGCCGCCCAGGCGCTGCAGGACCAGGCGGCGACGCTGGAGCGCACCGTCAACACCTTCAAGCTCTACGCCTGA
- a CDS encoding DUF2845 domain-containing protein has protein sequence MHPLHRALITVCLLGCGSVMAQSLRCNGQIASVGESRLSFVQKCGEPMLKDSYCAPVYYHPNLQPVPSIWIGTVLPCQPVDEWLYDRGPGNLSATVRFKGGVVDSIHYGHTTR, from the coding sequence ATGCACCCGCTACATCGCGCCCTGATCACCGTCTGCCTGCTCGGCTGCGGCAGCGTGATGGCCCAGTCGCTGCGCTGCAACGGGCAGATCGCCTCGGTGGGCGAGTCGCGTTTGTCCTTCGTGCAGAAGTGCGGCGAGCCGATGCTCAAGGACAGCTACTGCGCCCCGGTCTATTACCACCCGAACCTGCAACCGGTGCCGTCGATCTGGATCGGCACTGTCTTGCCGTGCCAGCCGGTCGACGAGTGGCTGTACGACCGCGGGCCAGGCAACCTGTCGGCAACGGTGCGTTTCAAGGGCGGGGTGGTCGACTCGATCCACTACGGGCACACCACCCGCTGA
- a CDS encoding GFA family protein produces MQGSCLCGAVRYEVTRLDSPIQHCACRTCRKAHSAAFNTAALVKHEHFKWLQGEASLKSYESSPGKLRYFCGTCGSQLVAQKAGRDTLVLRVASLDDDPGAAPQWRIWTSHQVPWLDYTAPIPSYPEWDPSHR; encoded by the coding sequence ATGCAAGGCAGCTGCCTCTGCGGCGCGGTCAGGTACGAAGTGACCCGGCTCGACTCGCCCATCCAACACTGCGCCTGCCGCACCTGTCGCAAGGCGCACTCGGCCGCGTTCAATACCGCGGCTTTGGTAAAGCACGAGCACTTCAAGTGGCTGCAGGGCGAGGCGTCGCTCAAGTCCTATGAGTCGTCACCCGGCAAGCTGCGCTATTTCTGCGGCACGTGTGGCAGTCAGCTGGTGGCACAGAAAGCCGGGCGAGACACGCTGGTGCTGCGCGTCGCGTCGCTAGACGACGACCCCGGCGCCGCCCCGCAATGGCGCATCTGGACCTCGCACCAAGTGCCCTGGCTCGACTACACCGCGCCCATCCCCTCCTATCCGGAATGGGACCCGTCGCACCGCTGA
- a CDS encoding glutamine--tRNA ligase, producing the protein MTAPSKEEHKPSNFLRGIIERDLAEGRYDGRRYAGTPGDSTHQASGPLDPARVRLRFPPEPNGYLHVGHAKSIWVNFGLAQDYGGVCHMRFDDTNPEKEEQEYVDSILDAVQWLGYSWDAYGSSHLYYASNYFDFMYRAAEYLIENGHAYVDEQTPDEMRARRGDFGTPGTDSPFRNRPPAESLARLREMRDGRHPDGAMVVRAKIDMASPNINMRDPAIYRIKHATHHNTGDTWCIYPMYSFAHPIEDALENITHSVCTLEFEDQRPFYDWTLERIVPILRAPEFEAARQLVAQIRQQGGDTARQFALHCSGFAHKLYSSDAETQLCALFQRWEQTPDAVADELGPFFDLLERETRHFTPLLAHALQAHKIEPFNLPHQYEFARLNLTYVITSKRKLKQLVDEGIVDGWDDPRMPTIVGLRRRGYTPEAIRLFCERTGVSKAGGWIDYANLDGALREDLEGKAPRAMAVLDPLKLRLTNWAELFGSDAHLEPCGAPAHPARPELGKREFALGRELWIEREDFMEAPPKGYHRLYPGNMVRLKYGYVIKCTGCEKDDQGRVTAVQAEVVPDTKSGTPGADSVKVKGVITWIGAADAVPAEVRLYDRLFTEAQPDAGGKDFKQALNPDSMKVVTAYLEPSLAQAGAEARFQFERHGYFVTDRKAHAPGQLVFNKITGLKDSWGK; encoded by the coding sequence ATGACGGCCCCCTCCAAAGAAGAGCACAAGCCCAGCAACTTCCTGCGCGGCATCATAGAGCGCGACCTCGCAGAAGGCCGCTACGACGGCCGCCGCTACGCCGGCACCCCGGGCGACTCGACGCACCAGGCCAGCGGCCCGCTCGACCCCGCCCGCGTGCGCCTGCGCTTCCCGCCGGAGCCCAACGGCTACCTGCACGTGGGCCACGCCAAAAGCATCTGGGTCAACTTCGGCCTGGCGCAGGACTACGGCGGCGTCTGCCACATGCGCTTCGACGACACCAACCCCGAGAAGGAAGAACAGGAGTACGTCGATTCCATCCTCGATGCCGTGCAGTGGCTGGGCTACAGCTGGGACGCCTATGGCAGCTCGCATCTGTACTACGCGAGCAATTATTTCGACTTCATGTACCGCGCGGCCGAGTACCTGATCGAGAACGGCCACGCCTACGTGGACGAGCAGACGCCCGACGAAATGCGCGCGCGCCGCGGTGATTTCGGCACCCCCGGCACCGACAGCCCTTTCCGCAACCGCCCGCCCGCCGAAAGCCTGGCCCGCCTGCGCGAAATGCGCGACGGCCGGCACCCCGACGGCGCGATGGTGGTGCGCGCCAAGATCGACATGGCCTCGCCCAACATCAACATGCGCGACCCGGCGATCTACCGCATCAAGCACGCCACCCACCACAACACCGGCGACACCTGGTGCATCTATCCGATGTACAGCTTCGCGCACCCAATCGAAGACGCGCTGGAAAACATCACCCACTCGGTCTGCACGCTCGAGTTCGAGGACCAGCGCCCCTTCTACGACTGGACGCTGGAGCGTATCGTGCCGATCCTGCGCGCGCCCGAGTTCGAGGCGGCGCGGCAACTCGTCGCGCAGATCCGCCAGCAGGGCGGCGACACCGCGCGGCAGTTCGCGCTGCACTGCAGCGGCTTCGCGCACAAGCTGTACAGCAGCGATGCCGAAACGCAGCTGTGCGCCTTGTTCCAGCGCTGGGAGCAGACACCCGACGCGGTAGCCGACGAGCTGGGCCCCTTCTTCGACCTGCTCGAGCGTGAAACACGGCACTTCACGCCGCTGCTCGCGCATGCGCTGCAGGCGCACAAGATCGAGCCCTTCAACCTGCCGCACCAGTACGAATTCGCCCGGCTCAACCTCACCTATGTGATCACCAGCAAGCGCAAGCTCAAGCAGCTGGTGGACGAAGGCATCGTCGACGGCTGGGACGACCCCCGCATGCCCACCATCGTCGGCTTGCGCCGGCGTGGCTACACGCCGGAGGCGATCCGCTTGTTCTGCGAGCGAACCGGCGTCAGCAAGGCCGGCGGCTGGATCGACTACGCCAACCTCGACGGTGCGCTACGCGAAGACCTCGAAGGCAAGGCGCCGCGCGCGATGGCCGTGCTCGACCCGCTCAAGCTGCGGTTGACCAACTGGGCCGAGCTGTTCGGCAGCGACGCGCACCTGGAGCCGTGCGGCGCGCCCGCCCATCCGGCGCGTCCGGAACTGGGCAAGCGCGAGTTCGCGCTGGGACGGGAGCTGTGGATCGAGCGCGAAGACTTCATGGAAGCGCCGCCCAAGGGGTACCACCGCCTCTATCCCGGCAACATGGTGCGGCTGAAGTACGGCTACGTCATCAAGTGCACCGGCTGCGAGAAAGACGACCAGGGCCGCGTGACGGCCGTGCAAGCCGAAGTGGTGCCCGACACCAAGAGCGGCACGCCGGGCGCCGACAGCGTGAAGGTCAAGGGGGTCATCACCTGGATCGGCGCGGCCGACGCAGTGCCGGCAGAAGTGCGGCTCTACGACCGTTTGTTCACCGAGGCGCAACCTGACGCCGGCGGCAAGGACTTCAAACAGGCGCTGAACCCGGACAGCATGAAGGTGGTGACCGCCTACCTCGAGCCGTCGCTGGCCCAGGCCGGCGCCGAAGCGCGCTTCCAATTCGAGCGGCACGGCTATTTCGTGACCGACCGCAAGGCGCATGCCCCCGGACAATTGGTGTTCAACAAGATCACCGGTTTGAAGGATTCTTGGGGGAAGTAG
- a CDS encoding RNA polymerase sigma factor, protein MVPPTLLAHPCAMLPDVDLPALLARVAHGDRSAFRALYDATQSHLFPVARRITGSDSTAADVLQESYMAMWHRADSYDPSRAAVMTWMTTIVRNRCFDRLGSASYRHETALPEEDLDGLWQVHEHERDGSAWVGESLQRERLQRCLGRLDGRQRQTVALAFLRGLSHAEVAQHLGEPLGSVKGWIRRALSHLKDCLGAAV, encoded by the coding sequence ATGGTCCCGCCGACTTTGCTCGCCCACCCTTGCGCCATGCTGCCCGATGTCGATCTGCCCGCCTTGCTTGCCCGCGTCGCCCACGGCGATCGTTCGGCATTCCGGGCCCTCTACGATGCGACGCAATCGCATCTGTTTCCCGTCGCGCGGCGCATCACGGGCAGCGACAGCACCGCCGCCGACGTGCTGCAGGAGTCGTACATGGCGATGTGGCACCGGGCCGACAGCTACGACCCGAGCCGCGCGGCCGTCATGACGTGGATGACCACCATCGTGCGCAACCGCTGCTTCGACCGTCTGGGTTCGGCGTCGTACCGGCACGAGACGGCGCTGCCGGAGGAAGATCTCGACGGCTTGTGGCAAGTGCATGAGCATGAACGCGACGGCTCGGCCTGGGTCGGCGAGTCGCTCCAGCGCGAGCGACTGCAGCGCTGCCTGGGCCGCCTCGACGGCCGCCAGCGGCAGACCGTGGCGCTGGCGTTCCTGCGTGGCCTCAGCCACGCCGAAGTGGCGCAGCACCTGGGCGAGCCGCTCGGCTCGGTCAAGGGCTGGATCCGCCGGGCGCTGTCGCATCTGAAAGACTGCCTGGGGGCCGCGGTATGA
- a CDS encoding anti-sigma factor, protein MKLPPPGMLDRLAGEYVLGTMRGGARRRFEHWMRDNQWLRGRVSDWERRLMPMAAWLPRESAPPGTWDRLERRLFGHGDPVIRQVGVGTTVSRWPLRLATAWAALASLSLAAVLGVLWLSPERPAAPGDATIAETGQQGLPASYLAVLSDEQGRTTLVASAPRHGRQLELKVLRPTAPPVGRQWVLWAQSAAGERTALGVVELNGRTRLDLAGTAEQRLSNAASLLISAEPDAAAPPDQPTRVAWSGPCVKTW, encoded by the coding sequence ATGAAGCTGCCGCCGCCCGGAATGCTGGACCGACTGGCCGGTGAATATGTATTGGGCACGATGCGCGGCGGCGCGCGGCGCCGCTTCGAACACTGGATGCGCGACAACCAGTGGCTGCGCGGTCGCGTCAGCGACTGGGAGCGCCGGCTGATGCCGATGGCGGCCTGGCTGCCGCGCGAGTCGGCGCCGCCCGGCACCTGGGACCGGCTCGAGCGGCGGCTGTTCGGCCACGGCGACCCGGTGATCCGCCAGGTCGGTGTGGGCACGACGGTCAGCCGCTGGCCGCTGCGCCTGGCCACGGCGTGGGCGGCATTGGCGTCGTTGTCGCTGGCCGCAGTGCTGGGCGTGCTGTGGCTGTCGCCGGAGCGACCGGCGGCGCCGGGCGACGCGACCATCGCGGAAACCGGTCAACAGGGCTTGCCGGCGAGTTATCTCGCCGTGCTGTCGGATGAGCAGGGCCGCACGACCTTGGTCGCCAGCGCGCCGCGTCACGGCCGCCAGCTCGAACTGAAGGTACTGCGGCCCACGGCGCCGCCTGTTGGCCGGCAGTGGGTGCTGTGGGCGCAATCGGCCGCGGGTGAGCGAACGGCGCTCGGTGTCGTCGAGCTGAACGGCCGTACCCGGCTCGACCTCGCCGGGACCGCCGAGCAACGGCTGTCGAACGCCGCGAGCTTGTTGATCAGTGCCGAGCCGGACGCGGCGGCGCCGCCCGACCAGCCCACCCGGGTCGCGTGGTCCGGCCCCTGCGTCAAAACCTGGTAA
- a CDS encoding tetratricopeptide repeat protein, whose amino-acid sequence MYNSTVSAFRTVSQPRLLALSALSAFTFACAFALSPLPTHAADTGGSSSTAAPAADADMAAGRKAVQDKRWAEAVTHLRKVVERDPNNADAHNLLGYSYRWQNRMDESFAHYGKALAIDPQHRGAHEYVGVAYLKVGNPAKAEEHLAKLQQICGSNCEETRSLAAKVAEYQAAKR is encoded by the coding sequence ATGTACAACTCGACCGTTTCCGCTTTCCGCACTGTCTCGCAGCCTCGCCTGCTGGCCCTCTCGGCCTTGAGCGCCTTCACGTTTGCCTGCGCGTTCGCGCTGTCGCCGCTGCCGACCCACGCCGCCGACACTGGGGGCAGTTCCAGCACCGCCGCGCCGGCCGCCGACGCCGACATGGCGGCGGGGCGCAAGGCCGTGCAAGACAAGCGTTGGGCTGAGGCGGTCACCCACTTGCGCAAGGTCGTCGAGCGGGACCCGAACAACGCCGACGCGCACAACCTGCTCGGCTATTCCTACCGCTGGCAGAACCGGATGGACGAATCGTTCGCCCATTACGGCAAGGCGCTGGCGATCGACCCGCAGCACCGCGGCGCGCACGAATATGTCGGCGTCGCCTACCTGAAGGTGGGCAACCCGGCCAAGGCCGAGGAGCACCTGGCCAAGCTGCAGCAGATCTGCGGCAGCAACTGTGAAGAAACCCGCTCGCTGGCGGCCAAGGTGGCCGAATACCAGGCCGCCAAGCGCTGA
- a CDS encoding branched-chain amino acid ABC transporter substrate-binding protein, with product MFRSLPGLGALTAISLALAACSPIPDTVKIGVAQPLSGPLAALGQDMLRGVELAVNDLNRQGLKIDGKPVKLEVVAVDDKADAETGKAAARQLAAAKVSAVVGHLNSGVSMAAAPVYAEHHIPQLAISTKPEYTRMGLPTTLRLVANDALQAKAMGSYAATGLNGRRYGVLDDNTPYGKGLADSAAEQIKVRNKPVAVRKSLDDKTTEFEALVDELKAAEVDVIVTTLADFQTLALIDQLAKAGLHKMQILGGDTIKTDKLIKAALPIKAVYATSPIIETREFLQGKAFLDKYQNAYQSEPVYGAHYAYDAVYVLTAAMQKARSVDGKLVTEELKRIDALAPVTNAVRFNDKGEQFYGVISVYSARPGVWDTVTRSDNW from the coding sequence ATGTTCCGTTCCCTGCCCGGCCTGGGCGCCTTGACCGCCATCAGTCTGGCCCTTGCGGCCTGCTCACCCATTCCGGACACCGTCAAGATCGGCGTGGCGCAACCCTTGTCCGGGCCGCTCGCGGCATTGGGTCAGGACATGCTCCGCGGGGTGGAGCTGGCCGTGAACGACCTCAACCGGCAGGGCCTGAAGATCGACGGCAAGCCGGTCAAGCTCGAAGTGGTGGCGGTCGACGACAAGGCCGACGCCGAGACCGGCAAGGCGGCCGCGCGGCAACTGGCCGCCGCCAAAGTATCAGCCGTCGTCGGCCATCTGAACTCGGGTGTCAGCATGGCGGCGGCGCCGGTCTACGCGGAGCACCACATTCCTCAGCTGGCCATCTCGACCAAGCCCGAGTACACCCGCATGGGCCTGCCCACCACCTTGCGCCTGGTCGCCAACGATGCGTTGCAGGCCAAGGCGATGGGTTCTTATGCCGCGACCGGCCTGAACGGCCGGCGCTATGGGGTGCTCGACGACAACACGCCTTACGGCAAGGGGCTGGCGGACAGCGCGGCCGAGCAGATCAAGGTGCGCAACAAGCCCGTGGCGGTGCGCAAGTCCCTCGACGACAAGACGACCGAATTCGAAGCTTTGGTGGACGAATTGAAGGCCGCCGAGGTGGACGTGATCGTCACCACGCTGGCCGACTTCCAGACGCTGGCGCTGATCGATCAACTCGCGAAGGCCGGGTTGCACAAGATGCAGATCCTGGGCGGCGACACGATCAAGACCGACAAGCTGATCAAGGCGGCGCTGCCCATCAAGGCAGTCTACGCGACCTCGCCCATCATCGAGACGCGCGAGTTCCTGCAGGGCAAGGCCTTCCTCGACAAATACCAGAATGCCTACCAGAGCGAGCCGGTGTATGGCGCGCACTACGCCTACGACGCGGTCTACGTCCTCACCGCGGCCATGCAAAAGGCCCGCAGCGTCGATGGCAAGTTGGTGACCGAGGAACTCAAGCGCATCGACGCACTGGCGCCGGTCACCAATGCGGTGCGTTTCAACGACAAGGGCGAGCAGTTCTACGGTGTCATCAGTGTCTACTCGGCACGTCCCGGCGTCTGGGACACCGTGACCCGTTCCGACAACTGGTGA
- a CDS encoding LytR/AlgR family response regulator transcription factor, whose product MAPPTALIAEDEPLLAHALQTELAKAWPELRVLPLAANGTAALEQALAQRPSVCFLDIRMPGLSGLEVAQALAEDWPEDANDLPLIVFVTAYDQYAVQAFETAAVDYLLKPVAPARLAQCCARLRETLARRSQAGAAVHTDPLLAQLRGLLLQHADIPSSPHRPAPLQVLQAAVGHHIHLVPVAEVLYFEAADKYVRVVTAERDYLIRTALRELLPQLDAEQFWQVHRGTVVRASAIHSIQRHETGKLSLVLKDGAGTLAVSRLYATRFKAM is encoded by the coding sequence ATGGCACCGCCGACCGCCCTGATCGCTGAAGACGAACCCTTGCTGGCCCATGCGCTGCAGACCGAGCTGGCGAAGGCCTGGCCCGAGCTGCGGGTGCTGCCGCTGGCCGCCAACGGTACCGCTGCACTCGAGCAGGCGCTGGCGCAGCGCCCCTCGGTCTGTTTCCTGGACATCCGCATGCCGGGGCTGAGCGGACTGGAGGTCGCCCAGGCCCTGGCCGAGGATTGGCCCGAGGACGCGAACGACCTGCCGCTCATCGTGTTCGTCACCGCTTACGACCAGTACGCGGTGCAGGCCTTCGAGACCGCGGCCGTCGACTACCTGCTCAAACCGGTGGCACCGGCCCGGCTGGCGCAGTGCTGTGCCCGGCTGCGCGAGACGCTGGCCCGGCGCAGCCAGGCGGGTGCGGCGGTGCACACCGACCCCCTGCTGGCACAGTTGCGCGGTCTGCTGCTGCAACACGCGGACATACCATCGTCCCCGCATCGGCCCGCGCCACTGCAGGTGCTGCAGGCAGCGGTCGGCCACCACATCCACCTCGTCCCGGTGGCCGAGGTGTTGTATTTCGAAGCGGCGGACAAGTACGTGCGGGTGGTGACGGCCGAGCGCGACTATCTGATCCGCACCGCGCTGCGCGAACTGCTGCCCCAACTTGACGCAGAGCAGTTCTGGCAGGTGCACCGTGGCACGGTGGTACGGGCCAGCGCGATCCATTCCATACAACGACATGAGACCGGCAAACTCAGCCTGGTGCTGAAGGACGGAGCAGGCACGCTGGCCGTCAGCCGGCTCTACGCCACGCGCTTCAAAGCAATGTGA
- a CDS encoding sensor histidine kinase: MSDPIGRPTAAVMSPLAGPQWRPLLRRGAVNAVMCIAVGLAVYAAQRQHLGVSIAYSLCIGVPCWLFIDVSRILVARRLHAADPGSTPARYGWPGWRWMAVCVVGGVALAYPLGVQLARALTGHPVQPSSGSLPAYVSLLGLSLAVAVGASYFFYSANRVSSADAEAQAARRLATEHQLRLLQAQLEPHMLFNTLANLRALIALDPPAAQAMLDRLIAFLRASLSASRTEWHSLAAEFARLDDYLQLMQVRMGPRLQAHFELPADLAAEPVPPLLLQPLVENAIQHGLEPAVDGGRLEVSAARDDGGLKLVVRDTGVGLQSAPAGRHHTGFGLEQVRQRLAAVYGGRASLRLAAAGPGPGTVAEIHLPHTVRDGTADRPDR, from the coding sequence ATGAGCGATCCGATCGGTCGCCCGACCGCCGCCGTGATGTCACCGCTCGCCGGCCCCCAGTGGCGGCCGTTGCTGCGGCGCGGCGCGGTCAACGCCGTGATGTGCATCGCTGTCGGGCTCGCGGTCTATGCAGCCCAACGCCAGCACCTCGGCGTCAGCATCGCCTACTCGCTGTGCATCGGCGTGCCCTGCTGGTTGTTCATCGACGTCTCCCGCATCCTCGTGGCACGCCGCCTGCACGCCGCCGACCCCGGGTCCACGCCCGCCCGCTACGGCTGGCCCGGCTGGCGCTGGATGGCCGTTTGCGTGGTCGGCGGCGTCGCGCTGGCCTATCCCCTCGGCGTCCAGCTGGCACGTGCCTTGACCGGCCACCCGGTGCAGCCGTCGTCCGGCAGCCTGCCCGCGTACGTGTCGCTGCTGGGCCTGTCCCTCGCGGTGGCCGTCGGCGCCAGCTATTTCTTCTACTCCGCCAACCGCGTCTCGAGCGCGGACGCCGAAGCCCAGGCCGCCCGCCGCCTCGCCACCGAACACCAGTTGCGGCTGCTGCAGGCCCAGCTCGAACCGCACATGCTGTTCAACACGCTGGCCAACCTGCGCGCCCTGATCGCGCTCGACCCGCCAGCCGCGCAAGCCATGCTCGACCGGCTGATCGCCTTCTTGCGCGCCAGCCTGAGCGCATCGCGCACCGAGTGGCACAGCCTGGCGGCAGAGTTCGCACGCCTCGACGACTACCTGCAGTTGATGCAAGTGCGCATGGGCCCGCGCCTGCAAGCGCATTTCGAGTTGCCCGCCGACCTGGCCGCCGAGCCGGTGCCGCCGCTGCTGCTGCAGCCTCTCGTCGAGAACGCCATCCAGCACGGGCTGGAGCCGGCGGTCGACGGCGGGCGGCTGGAGGTGTCGGCGGCCCGCGACGACGGTGGGCTGAAGCTGGTGGTGCGAGACACCGGCGTCGGGCTGCAGAGCGCACCCGCTGGCCGCCACCACACCGGCTTCGGGCTCGAACAAGTGCGCCAGCGCCTCGCGGCGGTGTACGGTGGCCGAGCCTCGCTGCGGCTCGCCGCGGCCGGGCCCGGGCCCGGCACCGTTGCCGAAATCCACCTGCCTCACACCGTCCGAGATGGCACCGCCGACCGCCCTGATCGCTGA